A single genomic interval of Candidatus Poribacteria bacterium harbors:
- a CDS encoding lectin-like protein, producing the protein MNFQSFRKNPGFLVWIAMFWVLVSSSAFAQEWPSVSGFVVNEFRDPIAGISVELQLYDVFAGGIVERGGAGGWQKQTDAEGRFSIMNIIPAKAVRFAVKGEKKGDKTEEQILSIETGKLTLYPRDAMYFDVIRFSLDGGTKIENSIITVKTDIRPQARVRVVFADGRPVTNAQIHTRMLRWSLGRSGYGSADSTEQTDAEGYFVKDLMMDNQPQFYVLGIAYEGLFAKTPAFILHKGQSQTHLLLTLNDNPIPPDERSPEQMTTALAAFLDPPTMWVVNPTNGHAYKRIYCYDIADAMDQAAAENAYLVSINDPAENEWVRETFGRENFWIGLSDAEKEGQWQWHSGEPITYTNWLDNPELAGKNTEVKDYIISAAGRWQIVAEGDINVIEAIIERADMPVITPSERN; encoded by the coding sequence ATGAATTTTCAAAGTTTCAGAAAAAATCCCGGATTTCTCGTCTGGATTGCGATGTTTTGGGTTTTGGTATCCTCATCCGCTTTTGCACAAGAATGGCCGTCGGTTTCTGGGTTTGTTGTTAATGAGTTTAGGGACCCGATTGCCGGTATATCAGTAGAGCTCCAGTTATATGATGTCTTCGCTGGTGGTATAGTAGAAAGAGGGGGTGCCGGAGGTTGGCAAAAGCAGACGGATGCAGAGGGGCGTTTTTCCATCATGAACATTATCCCAGCGAAAGCCGTTAGATTTGCCGTAAAGGGTGAAAAGAAAGGTGACAAGACAGAAGAACAAATCCTTTCTATTGAAACGGGCAAACTAACGCTTTATCCGAGAGACGCTATGTATTTTGATGTCATCAGGTTTTCCTTGGACGGAGGAACGAAAATCGAAAACTCGATTATCACGGTAAAGACGGATATCCGGCCGCAGGCTCGTGTACGCGTCGTTTTTGCTGATGGGAGGCCGGTTACCAACGCTCAAATTCATACCCGTATGCTGCGTTGGAGTCTGGGCAGAAGTGGTTATGGAAGTGCAGACAGCACAGAACAAACCGATGCGGAGGGATATTTTGTGAAAGACCTTATGATGGATAACCAACCGCAATTCTATGTGCTCGGTATTGCGTATGAGGGACTTTTCGCGAAGACTCCTGCTTTCATCTTGCACAAGGGACAATCACAAACACACCTTCTCTTGACGCTCAACGACAATCCGATTCCGCCTGATGAACGTTCGCCAGAACAGATGACCACTGCATTAGCAGCGTTTCTTGATCCACCAACAATGTGGGTGGTTAATCCGACAAACGGGCACGCTTACAAAAGGATTTATTGCTACGATATAGCGGACGCAATGGACCAAGCCGCCGCAGAAAATGCTTATCTTGTTTCCATTAACGACCCAGCAGAAAATGAATGGGTAAGAGAAACTTTTGGGCGAGAGAATTTTTGGATCGGACTCAGTGATGCTGAAAAAGAGGGACAGTGGCAATGGCACAGTGGGGAACCGATTACCTATACCAATTGGTTGGACAACCCCGAATTAGCGGGTAAAAACACTGAGGTGAAAGACTACATTATCTCCGCAGCTGGTAGATGGCAGATCGTTGCTGAGGGAGATATAAACGTCATTGAAGCAATAATCGAGAGGGCAGATATGCCAGTGATAACACCCTCTGAGCGGAATTAG
- a CDS encoding lectin-like protein has product MHRSYFALILVSVGSVALFLVTSLPSVATSFSGRVIDEAGVPVSGVTVALLPQLSETDETGTFSMTDVAPSSVRNLMLLPVLQVDYEIRAVEIEGVTFYCEQYHHWSDNRFPIAIEPGADVKDVEITVRLRMRIRGRVLSADGTPLRNAEVQFEINQRSANGRHTRSSSGPRNLDAEGYFVEYVAEPAFYTVTVAYQGQFAESKKILLEEGQRLDGLVLTLSDDPHAQPSSKAMVKPVFRPAVLAAPKPPVKPKEVIPPRAYDPQSAEAARKREREGMWAINPDNRHAYKVIHCKTREAAKAKATAQGAYLVAINDAAEQHWLLEVFGQKSLLNDETEQAWNLKAFSRESHWIGLTDKTKEDNLYWDNGEPLTYTNWSSPQKIVEDTAHSQNGDAHQYYTVLIGRTGKWQMVRQGSPVVDLIEKAILEKENFIAGASE; this is encoded by the coding sequence ATGCACCGTTCTTACTTCGCGCTGATTTTAGTTTCTGTTGGTAGTGTTGCGCTTTTTCTTGTGACATCTTTGCCGAGCGTAGCGACAAGTTTTTCAGGTAGAGTGATTGATGAAGCGGGAGTACCTGTCTCAGGTGTCACCGTGGCACTTCTACCGCAACTCTCCGAGACGGATGAAACAGGTACTTTTTCGATGACCGACGTTGCTCCATCTTCCGTTAGGAACCTGATGTTATTGCCTGTACTTCAGGTAGATTATGAAATCCGCGCCGTTGAAATTGAGGGCGTAACCTTCTACTGTGAACAGTATCACCATTGGTCCGACAATAGATTCCCTATTGCGATTGAGCCGGGGGCAGATGTTAAAGATGTAGAGATAACAGTGCGGCTTCGGATGCGTATCCGTGGGCGCGTTCTTTCGGCGGATGGAACCCCACTTCGCAATGCTGAGGTTCAGTTTGAGATAAACCAACGTAGCGCAAACGGTAGACACACAAGAAGCAGCAGTGGTCCAAGAAACCTTGATGCCGAGGGTTACTTTGTTGAATACGTGGCGGAACCGGCTTTCTACACCGTCACCGTAGCGTATCAAGGACAGTTTGCAGAATCGAAGAAAATTTTACTTGAAGAAGGGCAGCGGCTGGATGGACTCGTTTTGACCCTTAGCGATGATCCCCATGCGCAGCCCTCTTCAAAAGCCATGGTGAAACCGGTGTTTAGACCGGCTGTATTAGCCGCACCCAAACCGCCAGTCAAACCGAAAGAAGTGATACCGCCTCGTGCCTACGATCCACAAAGTGCTGAAGCTGCGCGGAAACGGGAGCGTGAAGGGATGTGGGCAATCAACCCTGACAACCGACACGCTTACAAAGTGATTCATTGCAAGACCCGCGAGGCGGCAAAAGCGAAAGCAACAGCGCAAGGCGCGTACCTTGTCGCGATCAATGACGCAGCAGAACAACATTGGCTCCTTGAAGTCTTCGGGCAAAAAAGCCTCTTGAACGATGAAACAGAGCAAGCATGGAACTTAAAAGCCTTTAGCCGAGAAAGTCATTGGATTGGACTGACTGACAAGACAAAAGAAGACAACTTATACTGGGATAACGGAGAACCACTCACTTATACCAACTGGAGTTCTCCACAGAAGATTGTTGAAGACACTGCCCACAGTCAAAACGGCGATGCGCATCAGTACTACACTGTCCTCATTGGAAGAACAGGAAAATGGCAGATGGTGCGTCAAGGGAGTCCCGTTGTGGATCTAATCGAGAAAGCGATTCTGGAAAAAGAAAATTTCATTGCTGGCGCATCGGAATAA
- a CDS encoding lectin-like protein, whose translation MDRPYTTQKLAVLALTLLFTVICVAAAQDPEHPALQPPSGMSGKVIDAEGNPVAGFTFAIQPMRFRDGHLQPEGGFRQFQVPLEGMEGPGMPRTTSQVKTDADGTFTATNIQPGLVQLNAVSSATLDAIEKFDPEKIRQGAQIPQELMRFDRLEPDMEILSIQIGKVTFFSKSERHVPDFMRGLTFALKPGVTLENLKITVKSRLRIRARIIYADGTPLANAQADLSMRQRDEHNPNSGGTHGTDCFTDADGYFTQYRDEPGFYTLSVEYSGLSGGAGPFLLKDGVAPENLVITLDGNPPDVEGATAQKVGVGGPIEEGKVRVDAGNIVVEEVEVPPKVVARAVVPPQAPKPPKSVWVINPANGHAYKKIQCQDWHDAQQKAVEEGAHLVSINDEDEQHWLQVIFRSHSTWIGLTDVEKEGTWQWDSGEPVTYTNWAAQPVFPDGQPETEKDYVVMTFRDGEWQSISPESHFWRMAREAIIEKDGLVSTAPVVETSDEE comes from the coding sequence ATGGATCGTCCCTACACTACACAAAAACTCGCAGTATTAGCATTGACACTTTTGTTCACCGTAATATGCGTTGCAGCGGCACAAGATCCTGAGCATCCAGCGTTACAACCACCGAGTGGCATGTCGGGCAAAGTCATTGATGCAGAAGGAAACCCTGTTGCGGGGTTCACATTTGCGATTCAACCTATGCGGTTCCGCGATGGGCATTTACAACCAGAAGGCGGTTTTCGCCAATTTCAGGTGCCTCTTGAAGGTATGGAAGGTCCGGGAATGCCACGGACCACGAGTCAGGTGAAAACCGATGCAGACGGGACCTTCACTGCTACCAACATCCAACCCGGGCTTGTCCAATTAAACGCTGTTTCGAGTGCTACATTGGATGCAATTGAAAAGTTTGACCCTGAGAAAATTCGACAAGGCGCGCAGATTCCGCAAGAATTGATGCGGTTTGACAGACTTGAGCCAGATATGGAGATTCTCTCTATTCAAATCGGGAAAGTCACCTTTTTTAGTAAAAGTGAGAGGCACGTTCCTGATTTCATGAGAGGCCTCACGTTTGCGCTGAAACCTGGTGTGACGCTTGAAAATCTCAAGATTACTGTTAAGTCGCGACTGCGGATCCGCGCTCGAATCATTTATGCAGATGGCACACCTCTCGCCAATGCTCAAGCAGATCTCAGTATGCGGCAGCGCGATGAGCACAATCCGAATAGTGGAGGCACCCACGGTACTGACTGTTTTACCGATGCTGATGGTTATTTTACACAATATAGAGATGAACCCGGGTTTTACACGCTCTCTGTGGAATACAGTGGTCTCTCTGGAGGCGCAGGTCCTTTCCTGCTCAAAGATGGTGTGGCACCAGAGAATCTGGTTATAACACTTGACGGTAACCCTCCTGATGTTGAAGGAGCAACCGCTCAGAAAGTGGGTGTCGGTGGTCCGATTGAAGAGGGTAAAGTCCGTGTTGATGCCGGAAACATTGTTGTTGAAGAGGTCGAAGTCCCGCCTAAAGTCGTCGCCCGCGCAGTTGTCCCACCGCAAGCACCAAAACCACCGAAAAGTGTGTGGGTCATTAACCCCGCAAACGGACATGCCTACAAAAAAATTCAGTGTCAGGACTGGCATGACGCGCAACAGAAGGCTGTTGAAGAAGGTGCGCATCTCGTCTCCATCAACGACGAAGACGAACAGCACTGGCTGCAGGTAATCTTTCGGAGCCACTCCACATGGATTGGGCTTACCGATGTAGAAAAAGAGGGGACCTGGCAGTGGGATAGCGGTGAACCTGTTACCTACACCAACTGGGCAGCCCAACCCGTTTTCCCTGACGGACAGCCAGAGACCGAAAAAGACTATGTTGTGATGACTTTTAGAGATGGTGAGTGGCAGTCCATCAGTCCGGAAAGCCATTTCTGGCGAATGGCACGAGAAGCAATTATTGAAAAGGATGGTTTAGTGTCTACCGCGCCTGTTGTGGAAACTTCTGATGAAGAGTAG
- a CDS encoding lectin-like protein, whose translation MKRPYTTHFLVFVGSVVLLLATALPSVAASFSGRVVDEAGQPVEGLIIALPSFPGNTPPHQHQRFQGMFPPAQPSETDVTGMFSIKNIVTPSVSRLRLFPERNSDYEIRSVEIEGIAFYLDQHQQHFGGFNFAIAPETDIKNAEITVRLRMRIRGRVLSADGTPLHNASVNLMVKHRDIDGRGSGSGGGTRTLDADGYFVDYVDDGAAYYTVIVTYQGQTVESEEILLEEGQRMDGLVLKLGGEPEQAKPERVVVAPPPRVHDPARFEAARKREREGMWAINPDNRHAYKMIRCETREEAQERAAAQGAHLLTINDKTEQEWLLEVFGKRENFWIGLTAGSKAGKQQWDNGEPITYTNWISPQETTEITKSVQGNDANPNYVVLVGMTGKWQVARPGSPLLRMTERAILEKENFIIGAPVPEGEVEKR comes from the coding sequence ATGAAACGTCCTTACACCACGCATTTTTTAGTTTTCGTGGGGAGCGTCGTGCTTTTACTTGCGACGGCTCTGCCGAGCGTAGCGGCAAGTTTCTCAGGCAGAGTTGTTGACGAGGCGGGGCAACCTGTTGAAGGCCTCATCATAGCCCTCCCGTCATTCCCAGGTAACACACCGCCACATCAACACCAGCGATTTCAAGGCATGTTTCCACCCGCACAACCCAGCGAGACAGACGTGACAGGTATGTTTTCAATTAAGAATATTGTTACACCTTCAGTGAGTCGATTAAGACTGTTCCCTGAACGCAACTCAGATTATGAAATCCGCTCTGTTGAGATTGAAGGGATAGCCTTCTACCTCGATCAACACCAGCAGCATTTTGGTGGCTTCAATTTCGCCATAGCACCGGAGACAGATATTAAAAACGCGGAGATAACCGTGCGTCTTCGGATGCGTATTCGTGGACGCGTTCTTTCCGCGGACGGCACGCCGCTCCACAATGCAAGCGTTAATCTTATGGTCAAACATCGCGATATAGATGGCAGAGGCAGCGGTAGTGGTGGCGGCACGAGAACGCTTGATGCCGATGGTTACTTCGTGGACTACGTAGATGACGGTGCTGCCTATTATACTGTTATCGTGACATACCAAGGGCAAACCGTGGAATCTGAAGAGATTCTGCTTGAGGAAGGGCAACGAATGGATGGACTCGTTTTGAAACTTGGCGGTGAACCTGAACAGGCTAAACCCGAGCGAGTCGTTGTAGCACCTCCCCCTCGCGTCCATGATCCCGCACGTTTTGAGGCGGCGCGAAAACGCGAACGCGAAGGGATGTGGGCAATCAACCCTGACAATCGACACGCCTACAAAATGATCCGTTGTGAAACCCGTGAAGAAGCACAGGAGCGAGCAGCCGCTCAAGGTGCACACCTCCTTACTATTAATGACAAAACCGAACAAGAATGGCTCCTCGAAGTCTTTGGAAAACGAGAAAACTTCTGGATTGGACTGACTGCTGGTTCAAAAGCAGGGAAACAACAGTGGGACAATGGCGAACCGATCACCTATACAAACTGGATCTCGCCACAGGAGACTACCGAAATCACCAAATCCGTTCAAGGCAACGATGCGAACCCGAATTACGTTGTCCTCGTCGGAATGACAGGAAAATGGCAGGTGGCACGTCCGGGCAGCCCGCTTCTACGTATGACGGAGCGAGCAATTCTGGAAAAAGAGAATTTCATCATCGGCGCGCCTGTGCCAGAAGGTGAGGTCGAAAAGCGTTGA
- the dgoD gene encoding galactonate dehydratase: protein MKITKLETFLVQPRWLFLKIHTDEGLVGLGEPILEGRAKTCAQAVDELAPYLIGEDPRRVVHHWQAMYRHAFYRGGPILTSALSGVEQALWDLAGKSLGVPVYQLFGGPTRDRIRLYKGGGDPDGIKEWIDKGFTAFKTGVAGGRPARIIENKAFVDRAVDHFAALREAAGTEVDLAIDFHGAVSPQTAKVLIKALEPYQPMFVEEPIQCQNVDTLAEIARGTHLPIATGERIFTKWGFREILEKQAASILQPDLCHAGGINEVRIIAGMAEAYYGGIAPHNPLGPISLAACIQLDASIPNFVMQEHTTLGEGYLKNPFVFKDGFVELPTGPGLGIELDEDALEDKIDHDWQNPTSYHPDDGSVVDW from the coding sequence ATGAAGATAACAAAATTGGAAACATTTCTGGTACAACCGCGCTGGCTTTTCCTTAAAATCCATACAGATGAAGGGTTAGTAGGACTCGGTGAACCCATTTTGGAAGGTCGTGCGAAAACGTGTGCCCAAGCCGTTGACGAACTCGCACCATACCTCATCGGCGAAGATCCGAGACGTGTTGTTCACCACTGGCAAGCGATGTATCGCCATGCATTCTACCGTGGCGGCCCCATTCTCACAAGCGCACTCAGCGGCGTAGAACAGGCACTCTGGGATCTCGCAGGAAAATCGCTCGGCGTTCCTGTCTATCAACTCTTCGGCGGACCGACGCGCGACCGCATCCGACTCTACAAAGGCGGTGGTGATCCAGACGGTATCAAAGAGTGGATTGATAAAGGTTTTACCGCCTTTAAAACAGGTGTTGCAGGCGGCAGACCCGCGCGTATCATTGAAAACAAAGCGTTCGTCGACAGAGCCGTCGATCACTTCGCAGCACTCCGCGAAGCCGCTGGCACAGAAGTTGACCTCGCTATTGACTTTCACGGGGCTGTCAGCCCGCAAACCGCAAAAGTCTTAATCAAGGCATTAGAGCCATATCAACCGATGTTCGTTGAGGAACCGATTCAGTGCCAAAATGTGGACACACTCGCCGAAATTGCGCGGGGCACCCATCTCCCAATTGCGACTGGTGAACGGATTTTCACAAAATGGGGGTTCCGAGAAATTCTGGAGAAACAGGCAGCGTCCATCCTCCAACCCGATCTCTGTCACGCGGGTGGCATCAATGAAGTGCGTATTATCGCAGGCATGGCGGAGGCTTACTACGGCGGTATCGCACCGCACAATCCGCTCGGTCCCATTTCCTTAGCGGCGTGTATCCAATTAGATGCCTCCATCCCGAATTTCGTGATGCAGGAACATACGACGCTCGGTGAAGGGTATCTCAAGAACCCCTTCGTCTTCAAAGACGGATTCGTTGAACTGCCGACCGGTCCCGGACTCGGTATAGAACTTGATGAGGACGCTCTCGAAGATAAGATCGACCACGATTGGCAGAACCCAACGTCCTATCACCCCGACGACGGCTCCGTCGTCGATTGGTAA
- a CDS encoding sugar phosphate isomerase/epimerase: protein MKFIMFTKHLEGLEIPEIITALQSVGVSGADLCVRPGYPVNPENATEALPAAAKQLADAGLSIPLITTPGDFLDPAQEETRRVYAAAGEAGVENIKLGYWHWHAEDGGYWAQVDLIRSQLEGFAKLAEQYGPRTCIHNHSGTSMGLNSCAVMNLVKGFNPQHVGVFADTGHLSIVGEPINMALDIVKSHLAVIAFKDLARAPGARGGSVVRMGKGFVDWETTVNTLQTIGYSGPVSFHSEYSGEPVDTVIDLARVDVRFITGLLEK, encoded by the coding sequence ATGAAATTTATCATGTTCACAAAACATCTGGAAGGATTAGAAATTCCAGAGATTATCACCGCCTTACAATCAGTAGGCGTAAGTGGCGCGGATCTATGTGTCCGCCCCGGCTATCCGGTAAACCCAGAAAATGCCACAGAAGCGTTACCCGCCGCCGCTAAGCAACTTGCCGATGCAGGGCTATCAATCCCCCTTATTACAACACCTGGCGATTTTCTTGACCCGGCACAGGAAGAGACACGTCGTGTCTACGCCGCTGCAGGCGAAGCAGGTGTCGAAAATATCAAATTAGGATACTGGCATTGGCACGCCGAAGATGGCGGCTATTGGGCGCAAGTCGATCTTATCCGATCACAGTTGGAAGGATTCGCAAAGCTCGCCGAACAATACGGACCCCGGACGTGCATCCATAACCATTCTGGTACTTCCATGGGGCTGAATTCGTGTGCAGTGATGAACCTTGTCAAGGGTTTCAACCCGCAACACGTCGGCGTTTTTGCCGATACGGGGCATCTCTCCATCGTCGGGGAACCGATCAACATGGCACTCGATATCGTCAAATCGCACCTCGCGGTTATAGCGTTTAAGGACTTGGCGCGGGCCCCTGGTGCACGTGGCGGCAGCGTTGTCCGAATGGGTAAAGGCTTCGTTGACTGGGAGACGACAGTGAATACATTACAGACCATCGGCTATTCAGGTCCGGTGAGTTTCCATAGCGAATACAGCGGAGAACCCGTAGACACTGTCATTGATCTTGCCCGTGTAGATGTCCGTTTCATTACAGGTTTATTGGAGAAATAA
- a CDS encoding sugar phosphate isomerase/epimerase has translation MSQFQLGLNTSTIRPAGLMDKIRIAAETGYSAIELWNDDLTAHEEQGGSLSDVKKVLDDYGLSVPTVIALHGWLNTTGTEHQEAIEEAKRRMAQAAAVGSTYIISSPPREVADLQLGGENYRELLELGREFGVKPAMEFLGFVDGVNQVKHALEVMEVADHLDSTIVLDPFHIYRGGGEIEDMEGIPGEKIAVFHFNDAPAEPARAEQSDADRVYPGDGVLDLGKMISILKDAGYAGVISLELFNPNYWEEDPAEVARIGLEKMQAVLAD, from the coding sequence ATGTCACAATTTCAGTTAGGCTTAAATACAAGTACAATCCGCCCTGCCGGGTTAATGGATAAAATTAGAATCGCTGCCGAAACCGGCTATTCAGCGATTGAGCTGTGGAACGACGATTTAACAGCTCACGAAGAACAAGGCGGTTCACTTTCTGATGTCAAAAAAGTGCTTGACGACTATGGGCTTTCAGTGCCTACCGTTATCGCTTTACACGGTTGGCTCAATACCACAGGAACCGAACATCAGGAAGCGATTGAAGAAGCGAAACGGAGGATGGCACAAGCCGCTGCTGTCGGTTCGACCTATATCATTTCAAGCCCACCGCGTGAAGTTGCAGATCTCCAATTAGGCGGTGAGAACTACCGCGAACTCCTTGAGCTTGGACGCGAATTCGGCGTTAAACCCGCTATGGAATTCCTCGGTTTCGTAGATGGTGTCAACCAAGTCAAGCATGCCTTGGAAGTCATGGAAGTGGCAGATCACCTGGATAGCACGATTGTGCTTGACCCGTTCCATATCTATCGTGGTGGTGGAGAGATAGAAGATATGGAAGGCATCCCCGGCGAAAAAATAGCAGTTTTCCACTTCAATGACGCACCTGCCGAACCTGCACGTGCGGAACAATCCGATGCAGACAGGGTGTATCCCGGCGACGGCGTTCTCGACCTCGGAAAGATGATCTCTATTCTGAAAGACGCTGGTTATGCAGGAGTCATCTCGTTGGAACTGTTCAACCCAAACTATTGGGAGGAAGACCCTGCAGAAGTCGCACGCATCGGCTTGGAAAAGATGCAGGCTGTCCTAGCCGACTAG
- a CDS encoding DUF262 domain-containing protein: MQDGQKTIKALFDSSTIFNIPKYQRAYAWEEEQLDAFIEDLENQNSNKDHFFGTILLQKQEPEGEFNIIDIVDGQQRITTIIIFMKLLLTQHKSKGNDVKRLRRTYIKDDRYKLRVLDLDNDFFESYILEDNGSGDNEAETPYQYRLLKAKEFLAEWIGRHPDRAKEFIDKIGDMKVLTYSVDDNSEAALIFETTNNRGKSLTSLEKVKSFLMHKTYLASNSPEIAEDGLKRLQNRFSTIYRVYEEIEDSGKIRGEFGKTDEDSILQYHSIAFENWKSKEYQDSVWMINQQINSLIKANRATDAAEFINKYSRELRESFKIMSKLLLSRDSYLLDIFALNRPAAFYPLLITAYKRDKSNGKQDFEKVAQFSRNYMFPVRYYWCPIR, from the coding sequence TTGCAAGACGGGCAGAAAACAATTAAAGCTTTATTTGATAGTAGTACAATTTTCAATATCCCCAAATATCAACGTGCTTATGCCTGGGAAGAAGAACAACTTGATGCTTTTATTGAGGATCTGGAAAATCAGAATTCCAACAAAGATCACTTCTTTGGTACAATTTTGCTTCAGAAACAAGAACCAGAGGGGGAATTTAACATAATAGACATTGTTGATGGCCAACAGCGGATTACAACGATTATTATCTTTATGAAACTGCTTTTGACACAACATAAAAGTAAGGGTAACGATGTTAAACGGCTAAGACGGACTTATATTAAGGATGATAGATATAAACTCCGCGTTTTGGACCTTGATAACGATTTTTTTGAATCTTATATCTTGGAGGATAATGGGTCTGGCGATAATGAGGCGGAAACACCATACCAATACCGATTGCTCAAAGCGAAGGAGTTCCTCGCTGAATGGATAGGAAGACATCCTGATAGGGCTAAGGAATTCATAGATAAAATTGGAGACATGAAGGTTTTAACCTATTCGGTGGATGATAACTCCGAGGCGGCCCTAATTTTCGAGACAACCAATAACCGGGGCAAATCGCTGACCAGTTTGGAGAAAGTCAAAAGTTTTTTGATGCACAAAACTTACCTTGCCTCAAACAGTCCTGAAATTGCGGAAGATGGATTGAAAAGACTCCAAAATAGATTCAGTACAATTTATCGAGTTTATGAGGAAATTGAGGATTCCGGAAAAATTAGAGGTGAATTCGGTAAAACTGATGAAGATTCCATCTTGCAGTATCACTCTATTGCTTTTGAAAACTGGAAAAGTAAGGAATACCAAGATTCTGTTTGGATGATTAACCAGCAGATAAACAGTCTAATTAAGGCAAATAGAGCAACAGATGCAGCAGAATTCATCAACAAGTACAGTCGGGAATTAAGGGAGAGTTTCAAAATTATGAGCAAGTTGCTTCTGAGTCGTGATTCTTATCTCCTTGACATATTTGCTCTCAATCGCCCAGCGGCGTTTTATCCTCTTCTAATCACAGCTTACAAACGCGACAAGTCAAATGGGAAACAGGATTTTGAAAAGGTTGCGCAATTTAGTAGAAATTATATGTTTCCGGTTCGGTATTATTGGTGCCCGATCAGATAA
- a CDS encoding HNH endonuclease family protein, with protein MGNRILKRLRNLVEIICFRFGIIGARSDKGVSQLYGLAKDFNFFKWNFDQLIRALQNFIRDYCGDFVFKHALQSPSFYSDVNSNDQRYLFWKYENYLRDMDGYSEMSYDEFTNDNSRSKFSMEHIIPQNPKESKVVEDDSILSTTDFESLEFKENYLHSIGNLTIDPVSANASKSNQNFEYKDQKYFRRAPLMAQNELIDFQNDKTGKWDTVSISNRARQIRCFALERWNCQKPGQKSSEIAVNIPLQIAFEAPIEERL; from the coding sequence ATGGGAAACAGGATTTTGAAAAGGTTGCGCAATTTAGTAGAAATTATATGTTTCCGGTTCGGTATTATTGGTGCCCGATCAGATAAAGGCGTTAGTCAACTGTATGGACTGGCGAAGGATTTCAATTTCTTCAAGTGGAATTTCGATCAACTTATCCGCGCTCTTCAAAACTTTATTAGAGATTACTGCGGCGATTTTGTTTTCAAACATGCTCTTCAATCACCTTCCTTTTATTCTGATGTGAATTCAAACGATCAGCGATATCTCTTTTGGAAGTATGAGAATTATCTCAGAGATATGGATGGTTACTCCGAGATGTCCTACGACGAATTTACCAATGACAACTCGCGGTCAAAATTCTCAATGGAACACATCATTCCGCAAAACCCTAAGGAGAGCAAGGTTGTTGAAGATGATTCAATCCTATCAACCACCGATTTTGAATCTCTAGAATTTAAGGAGAACTATCTCCATAGTATCGGAAATTTGACGATTGATCCAGTCTCAGCGAATGCCAGCAAATCGAATCAGAACTTTGAATATAAAGATCAAAAGTATTTCCGCAGAGCACCGCTCATGGCACAAAACGAATTGATCGATTTCCAGAACGATAAAACGGGAAAATGGGATACAGTCTCTATTTCAAATAGAGCACGGCAGATTCGTTGTTTTGCTTTAGAACGCTGGAATTGTCAGAAACCAGGGCAGAAATCCTCGGAAATCGCTGTGAATATCCCTCTCCAGATAGCTTTTGAAGCACCGATAGAGGAAAGGTTGTAA
- a CDS encoding aspartyl protease family protein — MPQTRFELSPDRLIMVQATIHALDYSKHVTVDLILDTGASLTTINPDILSDLGYDLSDPNLRRIDFITASGITKAEIIAVSRLSVIGHTFEQMEVAASYLPVET, encoded by the coding sequence ATGCCTCAGACACGTTTTGAGTTAAGCCCTGACAGATTAATTATGGTCCAAGCTACAATACATGCATTGGACTATAGCAAGCATGTTACTGTAGATTTAATATTAGATACTGGTGCCTCGCTTACGACTATTAATCCAGATATTTTATCAGATTTAGGATATGACCTGTCAGATCCAAATTTGCGTAGAATCGATTTTATCACAGCCAGTGGTATTACCAAGGCTGAAATTATCGCAGTAAGCAGATTATCGGTAATTGGTCATACTTTTGAACAAATGGAAGTGGCAGCTAGCTATTTGCCTGTCGAGACTTAG